The sequence TCCTGAAACCCGATTTGCTCCTAAAATCCCGCTTATTCCTGAAACCCGATCTGCTCGTAAAATCACGTTTCTTCCTGAAATCCTATCTGTTCCTAAAGTACCGTTTATTCCTGAATCTGATCTGTTCCTGAAATCCCGTTTATTCCTGAAATCCTGTTTATTCCTGAAATCCCTTCCATCCCAGCGCCGACGGAGCTGCGCAGGCTGGACCGGGTGTGAAGGGAAAGGGGAACTGAGGCAGGGCCCCTCTTCCCGCAGCTCCGGACATCCCAGCCCGGATAAAAACCGGGAATAAAAACCCGAGTGGGGCTTTCGCTGTTATTTCAGCAGCTCTCGCTAAATCCCGCGTTCATCGCGGGGAGCGTTCCTGGAAAGGGGGGGTTCGGTGGCACCGGCGGCTCCTTCACCCCCTTCCCACCCCGGCAGGGGGGCAggagcccagcccctccctccttcccccgcTTCTGCTTTCTCGGGGTTTTGGCCCAAAATGAGTCACcgggggattttttttttttctcatttttcgGGACTCTTTCACGAGTCGAAGCGGGGGGGAATTCTCGGGGGCCTGAGCCCCGATTGCCCCCCGGTGTGCGCGGCTCCCGCGGGACCGGGATTCCCAATCCAGGGACAGCATCCCTGGAACGCCGAGGACTCCGGGAAGGGACCGGGAGCCCGGAGCATCCCGCTGTGTCCCCACCCTCGGGGCGGCTCCaccgcggggagcggggctTTGGGGGCCGGAAAGTCCGGCCCAGTCACTCGGGAGGCGGGGGGAGAACCCCCAAAAGCGCGTCCGTTCCGGTAAGCAAAGAGTCAATGGCTGCGGCTCGCCCCGCTCCGGCTCGCACACGCCACTTCCCCGAGCGGGGCTGACTCATCCCGGGCTCGGTCCCGCTCCGCGACACCCGCGCTCCGCTCCGGCCGCCCCGCGTCCGGCCCGAGCCTCCGCCGGTGAGtccgggggtcccgggggtctggggggtcccTCCGCCCTCCCCGAGCCGCGCGTCCCCCGCCTGCCCCATCCCGAGCGGCGCCGGCCGCGAACCCCAAAACGCCGAAGCCgccggggagcggggagcgcACGGGGGGTCCCGCGGGGGTCCCGGAGCTGCGGCCGCCCCCGAGGGTCCCCGGCCCCTCCGGCAGCGCCCGCCGGGTGCCCGGGGGGTTTCGGGCCGAGCCGGCGGCGCGGGATGGGGAAGGGATGACTTCAGCCCATTACTCACGGCTTGGCAGCGCTCCCGCGCTATTCCGGGCCGTGACGCTCCAGCCCCGCGAATTTGGGCCTAAACAGGCAGAATTTGGGTGATTTGGGCAAAGGAGAAGGAGCCGCGGACGCTCCGCGGGGTTGAGGAGCGGGGCGGGGTTCGGGATGAGTTCGAGCCCGCTCCCGGAATTATTGTTATTATGATGATTGTTATTATCTCATTAAGTGTGTAATTAGAGCCCGGGCGCCGCCCCCAcaccccggccccggcgggggTTGTTCAGCCCCAAATCGGCCGCGTTTCGCCCCAAAAGCCCCGCGCACCCCCCCAAGGCCCGGCGGTTTCCGCGCTcggggagcgcggccgggaAGGGCGGAAATCGCGTCAGCGGTGCCGGGAACCGAACCGGGGCCGGCGGAGACACCGCGGGGGCGGGACACGGGGGTGGCAcctgcacctgcacacacaggtgtgAGAGGGACACCTGtacctgcacacacaggtgtgtgtgCGTGTGACACCTGGACCTGATAaacacctctgtgtgtgtgacacctgcacacacacacacacgtgccCACCTGCACGTGGGGACAGGCACCTGGCCGTGCTCACCTGCGCACACCTGTGCTCATCTGCACTCACGAGCGTGCCCGTGTAAACACACCTGGACACGCGCGCACACCTGTGCTCAGGTGCGctcacccccagccccgcgcACGCTGCGGCTTTAGGACTACAACTCCCAGCGTGCCCCTCGGGGGGCGGGACGGGCAGCGCGGCTGGCCAATAGCAGAAGGGGCGTGTTGGCTGCAGCCAATGGCAGCGAGGGGCGTgtccgccccgccccgggcgcGCCCCGCGGTCACGTGGCGCGGGCGTGGCCGCTGAGCGGGACCGGGGGCACCGGAGGGGCTCGGTGGGACCGGGGGGCGTGGGCAGCTCCCGGGaccccccgcccgccccgctccttCCCCAGGTTGGCATCGCCGCTTTGCGCCGTTTCCCCGCGGTTTTCCTCAAAAActtggggggcggggggggagATCTGGGGGGTGGCGAGCCCCGAATGtggggggcagggagggaggcgCGGCCGGAGCAGCTTCGGGCCGCGGGCGGTTCTGGTTCAAATCCTCCCGGGTCACTCGAAATTTTAGCAAAGCAGCAACAATTTGGGGGTCTCacccttccccttttttttctcccttccagGACCCCTCCTAAACCCAAAGCCAGCGACTCTCCCCCCATGGAGAACAAGCAAGAGCAAGGAGACCCCCAAGAACCCTCGAGCACCGCCCACCCCGTGAGTGCCCCCGGCGGGCTTGGGGGTGCTGACCACCCCAAAATccgggggagggagggagggaggagggcgAGCAGCGCTTTGGCCGCCGGTGGAAGTGAGGATGAGGCCGAGAAATGTGAAATTCCCAGCTTTGGGTGGGGGGCGAGGGGGGGAACGGACCAAAAGTGCCATTTTTGGGGGCAGAAGCAAGCGGTCCCGTAGAAATAGGATCAtttttgtaattgttttttATGCTCGTGAGGAAAATGGGTTTAGATTTTGTGGCGCTGGagcttttccctccctccagcagctttttatttcacagaaaaaaaaaaaaaaaaaagaaaaaaaaagaaaaaagagaaagctttgAACTCTTTCAGCCGTTAAAATCCGGTGTCTGTCACAAGCCATTAAATGAATAGAAAGAatcatccaaaaaaaaaaaaaattaaaaaaagaaagactaaaaaaaaaaatagaaaaggacGGACTTGGGAGCTGAGCAGCTTCTTTGCCCAAAAATAGCAACAAGTTTTATAACTCCGGAAAATGTAGAACAAACAAACGAGGAACATTTTTAGCTGAGAAAGGCGGCGGCGGTGCGGGGGGGGGAGCTGAATTCTGAATTTCTGCCCGTCTGTTTTCCTGGAAGCCGCTCCTCGTGTTCTCGCCCGCATTCAGCGCTTTGACCAACTTGGCAACGGGCCCGGGGCTAACGGGGAACGGGAACGGGGCTGCGGGGAACGGGGCTAACGGGGAACGGGGATGGGGATGCGGGGAACGGGGCTAACGGGGacggggaatgggaatggggttACCGGGGAACGGGGATGGGGCACCCCGAACACGGGAACGGGCCCGGGGCTAACGGGGAACGGGGCTGCGGGGGAACGGGGACGGGGCTAACAGGGAACGGGGACGGGAACGGGGATGGGGCTCCCTAAATGGGGAACGGGGCTGCGGGAAACGAGGAGCGGGCCCGGGGCTACCGGGGAACAGGCCCGAGGCACCCCGAAAAGGGAACGGGTCCTGAGCTCCCTGAACGGGGAACGGGCCCGACGCTGCCCGAAAAGAAATCGGGCCCGGGGTTCCCCAAACAGGGAACGGGGCTCCCCGAAAAGGAACCGGGCCCGGGGCTCCCCGAAAAGGAATCGGGTCCGGAGCTCCCTGAATGGGGAATGGTCCCGGAGCTCCCGGAACAGGGAACGGGCCCGGAGCTCCCGGAACAGGGAACGGGCCCGGAGCTCCCGGAACACCGCCGGGCTCCGGGGGTGCGGGTTTCGGGCCGCAGCTCCCGCAAAACTCAGCCCCGTGTCCCGCAGGATGCGCCGGGGGCCGGGGATGGAGCCGAGAGGGACGAGGCGGTGGGAGAAGgtggggacaaggacaaggaggaaaaggaggaaaaggacaaggaggacaaggacaaggaggaggaggaggctttCCTCGTCAGCCTCTACAAGTTCATGAAGGAGCGGCGCACGCCCATCGAGAGGATCCCGCACCTCGGCTTCAAGCAGAGTACGTCCGTCCCTTCCCcggtgacaggggacagggcacagcgGGTGGTGGCCGTGCACAGGTCCCGCGTCCTCCTGAACCCAAACATCTCCCCTTTCTTCCCAGTTAACCTCTGGAAGATCTACAAGGCCGTGGAAAAGCTGGGAGCCTACGAGCTGGTGAGCGGAGGCCGTGGGTGTCCCTTGGGCATtcaggtgtcccctgggtgcCGGGGTGTCCCCTGGACATCAGGGCTGGACACGAGTGTGACCCCTGGGGTgccagggtgtccctggggcGCCGGGATGTCCCCTGGGGTCCTGGGATGTCCCCTGGGGTCCTGGGATGTCCCCTGGGTTCCAGAGTGTCCCCTGGGTCCCGGGATGTCCCCCGGGTCCCGGAGCTcaccctctctccctccctctgcaggtGACGGGCCGCCGGCTCTGGAAGAACGTGTACGACGAGCTCGGGGGCAGCCCCGGCAGCACCAGCGCGGCCACCTGCACCCGGCGCCACTACGAGAGGTGGGGCCGGGCCCGGGGTCTGTCCCGCCGCCTGCCTCAGCTTCCCCCGGCGCTCACCGCGCTCCCCGCTCGCTCCGCAGGCTCGTCCTTCCCTACGTGCGGCACCTCAAGGGCGAGGAGGACAAGCCGCTGCCCCCCAGCAAACCCCGCAGGCAGTACAAGGTGTCCAAGGACGACAAGAGCAAGAGGGCCAGGAAGGAGAAGGGCCGAGagcaggtgggaagggaagggaagggaaggggattAGAGGGTAGTCAGTGGGCGGGGAGCCGGGCCCAGCCCGGGATGCGGCGCCCACACCCGACCCCCTCTGCTCGCAGCTGGCTCCGGACAAGGGGCAGCCGGAGGCGGGCGCGGAGGAGGCGCCAGAGCGGAGCCGGGGGACAGACGGACGCTCCAGCccggccagcccagcccccagcccctcgggggggtgtcccagcccctgcaggacCCACAGCGAGACCTACAAGCGCCTCTTCTCCAGCTTCTACTCCAAAGGGAACCATCCCATCATGTCCCCGCTGGCCAAGAAGAAGCTGCTGGCGCAGGTGAGCAAGGCCGAGTCCTTGCACTGCCACAAACGCCACTGCCCCGAGGGCCGGCGGGCACCGAGCGACAGCGGCCCCGAGGCGGCCCGGCCGGGCAGCGGCCCCGGGCTGGCCGAGCAGAGGAGCGCGGAGCCGGCGGGAGCTCCGGACAGAGCTCCGAGCGAGGGGAGCGAGGCACCCCCGGCAGGCAGagacagccagggctgcccgCGGGCCGAGGACGGGGGCGCGGCCCCCGCCGTGTTCACCGGCTACTTCCACGCCTACCGCAGCGAGGGGCTGCAGCCCGGCTGCCCCCCGCTCTGGGGGTACTTCTCCAACCTGAAGGATTTTTTGGAGCCGCCCTTCGCCTTGGCGGCGCGGCCCGGGGAGCCcgagcagccccaggagctgcgGAGCAAAGCGGGGCGAGCGTGGGAGGTCCGGCCGCCCGCTGTCCGGGGCTGCTGGGTGCCCCCCGGGGCCACCTTCGGCCCCGCCGGGCACGGCCGCGaccgggaggaggaggaggatgaggatgacGAGGAGGACGAGGAGCCCTTCACGTCCCGCGCCGTGTCCCCCTTGGCCAAGGAGCGCAGGGACGGGGGGACGCGCTCGCCGGGGGGCCACCGAGGGCTGGCCAAACCCAAGGCCGTGGTGGCCACCGCGGGTTtcgccgcgccgccgccgccggacGCTTTCCCGGGAGCCGCGCTGCATTTCCCGGGCGGCTTCGGGAGCCcgcaggagcagctgaaaacGCGCGGCGtgcccgcggccccggcgctcCCCGCGAACCCGCTGCTGATCCCGGCTTTCCCCAGCCCTTTGGTGGTGGCCTCCGAGCTGTGCCGGCCGCTGGCCACCGGCCGCTTCCCCGCCTCCTTCGGGGCGAGTTCGCCGCGGCCGCGGCTCTACCCGGCGGCTCCGTGGGGCTCCTGCGGCTCCCCGCACCCCGCCCGGCCCTAGCGCTGCCACCGccggggacagcgaggggacagcCCGGACTGCGCCGTTTTTATTCCCAATCTCAGAGCTCTTCGTGGCCCCGCTGCCGGCGCCCCACGGTTCtctatattttctatatatCGCACACAGATCTATAAAAAAAGGGAGCAAAGCCAGTGCTGGAGGTTTCTGTTTGTGCCGGGGGATGGTTGTGCCCATCCTGCCGTGCTCTCGGTCCCCACacccaaatttggggtttgtgtccCCTCCATGCCGGGCTCTGGAGGTTTTCAGGAGCCTGGAAAGGGGAATAAACCTGCCTGGCTGGTCCCTACCTGGCAGTTTGGGGTGTCCTTGATTTCTGGGATCAGGGGTCGGGGGGAGCCTCTCCCTGAACACGGAGCCGCAGGAGAACTCATCCcgtggggaggaaggaggagctTTTCCACCTCAATTTGGGGGAGGTGCAGCAATTCCACATGTCCAGGTGGgaaccagcccagcagcagctacagctgctttctgcctcCAGGTGCTTTTTGTCTCCAGGTCCTTCCTGCCTCCAGGTGATTTTCACTTCCAGGTCCTTCCTGCCTCCAGGTGCTTTTCACTTCCAGGTCATTCCTGCCTCCAGGTGATTTTCACTTCCAGGTCCTTCCTGCCTCCAGGTGCTTTTCACTTCCAGGTCATTCCTGCTTCCAGGTGATTTCCACTTCCAGGTCCTTCCTGCCTCCAGGTGATTTTCACTTCCAGGTCCTTCCTGCCTCCAGGTGCTTTTCACTTCCAGGTCATTCCTGCCTCCAGGTGATTTTCACTTCCAGGTCCTTCCTGCCTCCAGGTGATTTTCACTTCCAGGTCCTTCCTGCCTCCAGGTGCTTTTCACTTCCAGGTCATTCCTGCTTCCAGGTGATTTTCACTTCCAGGTCCTTCCTGCCTCCAGGTGATTTTCACTTCCAGGTCCTTCCTGCCTCCAGGTGATTTTCACTTCCAGGTCCTTCCTGCCTCCAGGTGCTTTTCTCTCCAGGTCCTTCCTGCCTCCAGGTGCTCCACTGGAGGTGTTCCAGAccatcccagggctctgtgggagCTCCAGGCCTCACTCtcctgtggcagctgctccccatTCACAGTGACAGCAGGAAGGGCAGTAGGATGGTGGCACTTCCTTGTCCCCAGGATTGTGACAGCtttgggggagcaggagctgtgaatCAGCGGGGAAGGAGCAcctggaaggtgctggaagTTTAGGGACAGAAATTGGGAACACCTGGGCCAAGGCAGCGCTGGTCACTGGGATGTTGGGACACCCAAAGCACTCGTGGATCCTCCATGGGCTTggctgcaccccaaaaacttccctgcccacagagcctgcctgggaggcacagggctccagctgtgccagcaggagctgccatcccagcctggcagtgagGCCAGCAGaggtgccacagccccagggcgtcccagcccctctgcagcagcacagctcctgccaggctggaaaaggggagttgtgctgctgccacccccagctccaCGAGGAGAATCCTCTGggtctgcagcttcctcctgaGGGACAGCTCagatctctgctccctgtggcagggacagcacccagggaatggattttgggaaaggttctgcccccagagggtgctggcactgcccagggaatgggcacagccctgaagctgccagagctcaggattttggggtgtctgtgcagggttGGATTGATGAGTCCTGCAgctcccttcccactcagggGATTCCAGAATTCTCTGATTATTTCAgggagctgcccagcctggatccttccctgctctgtccctccatcccttcacCGCTCACAAAATCCACCCTCAACAAAAGCCACCCCCAGAGTGATCACGGCCACAAACTCAGCCcaaaagcacaacaaaatgtaaaaaaaattaaaaaagaaggaagttttTATTAAACAGcaacaaacccagaaaaacaccccccctccccctttcccacCCCCAGGAACCCTGGGGGttcccacagcccccaggacagcgtggctgctgctggccttagtgtccccacagtgtccccagggtcaGGATGAGCGTCCTGGAGGTGCCTTGCAGGACAGCTGCCACCTTGGggtgcccaggctggcacagggaggctgcagggcacagcctcaCCCATGCCACagccagccagcactgccagcctggcctcccacagcacagggctccAGGGCAGTCACTGTGGACAAGGGGACAGGGtcagagctctggggacatggtgccaccctgggctgcagaacTTCCACCTGAGCCTGGTCATTCCCAGAGTGAGACCCCAACGCTGaccctggcactggcacagcccaggcagggaaaCCACAACACCCAAACTGGCACTGACCCACTGccagagcacccagagccccaggaTCCAGCACCCAAACTGGGACTGACCCACTGCCAGAGCACCCAGATCCCCCAGGATCCAGCACCCAAACTGGCACTGACCCACTGCCAGAGCACCCAGATCCCCAGGATCCAGCACCCAAACTGGCACTGATCCATTGccagagcacccagagccccaggaTCCAGCACCCAAACTGGCACTGATCCACTGccagagcacccagagccccaggaTCCAGCACCCAAACTGGCACTGATCCACTGCCAAAGCACCCAGATCCCCCAGGATCCAGCACCCAAACTGGGACTGATCCACTGCCAGAGCACCCAGATCCCCCAGGATCCAGCACCCAAACTGGGACTGACCCACTGCCAGAGCACCCAGATCCCCAGGATCCAGCACCCAAACTGGCACTGACCCACTGCCAGAGCACCCAGATCCTCTAGGAACCATTTCCCTGCTCAGATCCCCCAGGATCCAGCACCCAAACTGgcacagctccattcccagcctACCCAGATCAGGGAAGTGTCTCCCCACCCAGATCTCCCAGGGAAGCATTTCCCCACCCATATCCCCCAGGAAGTTCTTCTCCCCACTCAGATCCCTCAGGAAGTCCCTCTCTTCCTGCAGTGCCCGAGTTTCTGCCCCCACAGGTCCCTCCCTGGGTGctgaggggtccctgcccagccctccaggctccctggcagtgcccctgcTCCAGGCCTGGCTGTCAGAGCCTccccaggacacagaggggtCCCCACACTGCAGGGGACACCCCCctggagcaggaaaacacaaacccaGTTTTACTCTGATTCTCAGCTCCTCAGGTTtctcctcaccctgctcccacAGGAATCCCAGGGAGattcctcctgtgctgcccacgggggaagggaaggaaagctcagctcagccccagaTTTAAAGCCCAGCTTCCTGCCCaggcccagcagagccctcagctggaattccaaagggaatctcagctctggctgctgctgagcaccaggcagggagccctggggaacTGGGGCTGTTCCAGGGTTACGTAACCCTGCTGATGTCAGGGCTATAATTAgcaacaaaaccagcagctgaCCCatttcctgccagcacagcttccagtTTGtttttggagcagctctggcacgATCAAAGCCCTGCCCTGAACACACAAGCTCAGCTGGAAGGGGAAGTCAGCATCCATATCCAGCTGCACCTGGAAAAATTAACCTGTTCATGAATCCCCTCCTGCTGgggtccagctgtgcccagttcCATCCCTTTTCCTGGGTGTCCAGAGGGTTTGAAGGTGACAGGGGCACAAAaggaagcacagcagctctgaggggGCTCTGAAAAGCACCAAATCTGCCTCTGACACAGAATTCCAGACCCACACAGGTGACTGTCCCCAGTGGCCTGAGGGTcaccagctcagggctccaAGCTCTGCCTTTAGCTCTGAGCTCAGCAACTGTAAGAAACTCAGCAGAGACAAAGGAGGAAGGATGTGGATGCTCCCAAAGCCTGAGGTTTAGCCAGGACTCTGCCTGGGAACTCTGGCAATGCTGGATGCAGGGTCAGTGACAgtggcagggtggcactggatgggagTTAAGGTCCTTCTCAGCCCAACCCACTTCATGATTCCACAGAATCAAGGCAAATCAAACCTGAACAGACACAACAGTGACACCACCTTGGCTCCTGTCAGCAACcctcagcagccagcacagccctcacaccccagaggggcacagggacccagcagggctgggagcagccagggccaCACTGCCAAGGAAAGGTGAGCCCTGAAAAGTGAGCCCTCAAAGGTGAGCCCCTTACCTgagggccctggggctgctcctccagctggggctgcactgtgcccaggctgggctggctcagggtgCCCACACGGCCGGGCTGTCCCCGCAGGGTCACTGTGATGGTGGTTGGGGCCTTCAGgcctgcagagcacacagaaaacATCCCTGAGGCACCTCCAAACCGGGCTGGAGCCTCCCCTcgggaaggagcaggagctctgggaaggctccctgccccacagcacctCCCTGCCGCTCACCTGCAGCCTGGTTGGAGATGTGggccagcccaggcaggctgCTGGCCAGCTTGGCCAGCCCCCCGTTGGCCAGCAGCTGGTGGATGGCCGTGGGCTTGCCGGCCGAGGCGCCCAGGGCGGCCACGGGGATGGTGCGGAGCACGGCGCCGCTGTCAGCCAGGCCCTGCAGCGCTGCAGGCGCCTTCCCAGCCGGGCTCTGCAAGCACAGACAGCgccctgagcccctgcagggacgGGGGAGCTCAGCTGGACACTCCCCTCTCCAGAAAAGGCCCCTGGAGTTTCCACACgtgtccctcagggctcagccctggtggGTCTGTCCCTCCCGGCCTGAAGCTCAGAGTGGGACAGAGTCACctcacactgcagggctgccccagaGGTGCCAGCTGTGGCTTTTCCCAGGGTATCCCAGGGAATGATCAGTGAGCCCTCTCCATCTGCTTGGGGCTGGCTGCACAGAAACAGCTTCTCACACCCCCTTCTGCAGGCCTCAGGAACACTGAGAGCCCAGCCCTCATCTCCTGTGCTCCAGGGGGTCTATCCAggctccctctgcctcccaaACCTTCCCCTCCCCGCAGCTGCCCTGAGGATCTGCAGAGGCTGCTCACCTGCACAGGTggggtggcagtgctgccagggaggctgcagggcttggTGCCAATGTCCTGCAGGCTGAAgctcagcccctggagcaggctgctggcagaggctgctcctgaAAACCCAGAGAACACCAAAGTCAGCCTGGGGGGATCCACCAGCACCAaattccaggctgtgctggggctgcagagctgttcttcAATGAGCAGCACCCTGAGGTGCACAGCTCGTTTTATGGGAACATGGAATATCCAGAGTGGGAAGAGACCCACTGGGATCATCCAATCCAGCCCCTGGCcttgcacagacaccccaaattcccaccctggggagctctggcagccctgcacagacaccccaaaatccaaacactcctggagttctggcagcctcggggctgtgcccattccctgggcagtgcccagcaccctctgggggcagaacctttcccaaaa is a genomic window of Oenanthe melanoleuca isolate GR-GAL-2019-014 chromosome 22, OMel1.0, whole genome shotgun sequence containing:
- the ARID5A gene encoding AT-rich interactive domain-containing protein 5A isoform X1, producing MGNGAAGNEERARGYRGTGPRHPEKGTGPELPERGTGPTLPEKKSGPGFPKQGTGLPEKEPGPGLPEKESGPELPEWGMVPELPEQGTGPELPEQGTGPELPEHRRAPGVRVSGRSSRKTQPRVPQDAPGAGDGAERDEAVGEGGDKDKEEKEEKDKEDKDKEEEEAFLVSLYKFMKERRTPIERIPHLGFKQINLWKIYKAVEKLGAYELVTGRRLWKNVYDELGGSPGSTSAATCTRRHYERLVLPYVRHLKGEEDKPLPPSKPRRQYKVSKDDKSKRARKEKGREQLAPDKGQPEAGAEEAPERSRGTDGRSSPASPAPSPSGGCPSPCRTHSETYKRLFSSFYSKGNHPIMSPLAKKKLLAQVSKAESLHCHKRHCPEGRRAPSDSGPEAARPGSGPGLAEQRSAEPAGAPDRAPSEGSEAPPAGRDSQGCPRAEDGGAAPAVFTGYFHAYRSEGLQPGCPPLWGYFSNLKDFLEPPFALAARPGEPEQPQELRSKAGRAWEVRPPAVRGCWVPPGATFGPAGHGRDREEEEDEDDEEDEEPFTSRAVSPLAKERRDGGTRSPGGHRGLAKPKAVVATAGFAAPPPPDAFPGAALHFPGGFGSPQEQLKTRGVPAAPALPANPLLIPAFPSPLVVASELCRPLATGRFPASFGASSPRPRLYPAAPWGSCGSPHPARP
- the ARID5A gene encoding AT-rich interactive domain-containing protein 5A isoform X2; protein product: MENKQEQGDPQEPSSTAHPDAPGAGDGAERDEAVGEGGDKDKEEKEEKDKEDKDKEEEEAFLVSLYKFMKERRTPIERIPHLGFKQINLWKIYKAVEKLGAYELVTGRRLWKNVYDELGGSPGSTSAATCTRRHYERLVLPYVRHLKGEEDKPLPPSKPRRQYKVSKDDKSKRARKEKGREQLAPDKGQPEAGAEEAPERSRGTDGRSSPASPAPSPSGGCPSPCRTHSETYKRLFSSFYSKGNHPIMSPLAKKKLLAQVSKAESLHCHKRHCPEGRRAPSDSGPEAARPGSGPGLAEQRSAEPAGAPDRAPSEGSEAPPAGRDSQGCPRAEDGGAAPAVFTGYFHAYRSEGLQPGCPPLWGYFSNLKDFLEPPFALAARPGEPEQPQELRSKAGRAWEVRPPAVRGCWVPPGATFGPAGHGRDREEEEDEDDEEDEEPFTSRAVSPLAKERRDGGTRSPGGHRGLAKPKAVVATAGFAAPPPPDAFPGAALHFPGGFGSPQEQLKTRGVPAAPALPANPLLIPAFPSPLVVASELCRPLATGRFPASFGASSPRPRLYPAAPWGSCGSPHPARP